A genome region from Cervus canadensis isolate Bull #8, Minnesota chromosome 10, ASM1932006v1, whole genome shotgun sequence includes the following:
- the LOC122448230 gene encoding lipopolysaccharide-binding protein, whose protein sequence is MVTSAGTLPSLLLGTLLTFTSGALGANPGLVVRITDRGLEYVAQEELLALQSKLHEVTLPNFDGDVRIKHFGRVDYEFHSLNIQSCKLLGSALKLLPNQGLHFSISDSFIQVTGDWKVRKRILRLKGSFDVKVKGITISVNLLLDSEPSGRPKVAVSSCSSHIHDVEVHMSGDLGWLLNLFHSQIESKFRRVLESKICEIIQDSVTSELQPYLQTLPVTTKIDHLAGLDYSLMGAPQATAQMLDVMFKGEIFSLEDRFPVAFLAPVMNLPEEHSRMVYFAISDYAFNTASLVYHKAGFLNFTITDDMIPPDSTIRLNTKSFRAFVPRIARLYPNTNLELQGAVISAPCLNFSPGNLSTAAQMEIEAFVLLPNSVKEPVFRLGVATNVSAMLTFNTSKITGFLEPGKIQVELKESKVGRFSAELLEALLNYYLLNNFYPKINDKLAEGFPLPLLKRIQLSDPILQIHKDFLFLGTNVRYLRV, encoded by the exons ATGGTGACCTCAGCGggcaccctgccctccctcctgctGGGAACGCTGCTCACATTCACCTCCGGGGCGCTGGGGGCCAATCCCGGCCTGGTCGTCAGGATCACCGACCGGGGCTTGGAGTACG TGGCCCAAGAGGAGCTGTTGGCTCTGCAGAGTAAGCTGCACGAAGTCACGCTGCCCAACTTTGACGGGGACGTCAGGATCAAACATTTCGGCAGAGTGGACTATGAATTCCACAG CCTGAACATTCAGAGCTGTAAGCTGCTCGGCTCTGCCCTGAAGCTCCTCCCCAACCAGGGCCTGCATTTCTCTATCTCTGACTCCTTCATCCAGGTCACAGGAGACTGGAAGGTGCGCAAGAGGATACT GAGACTAAAAGGCTCCTTTGACGTGAAGGTCAAAGGCATCACCATTTCAGTGAATCTTCTCTTGGACAGTGAGCCCTCTGGGAGGCCCAAAGTCGCTGTCTCCAGCTGCAGTAGCCACATCCATGACGTGGAGGTGCACATGTCAGGAGATTTGGG GTGGCTGCTGAATCTCTTTCATAGCCAGATCGAGTCCAAGTTCCGCAGGGTCTTGGAGAGCAAG ATTTGCGAAATTATTCAGGACTCGGTGACCTCTGAGCTACAGCCTTATCTCCAAACCCTGCCAG TCACAACGAAGATTGACCATCTCGCTGGCCTTGATTACAGCTTAATGGGGGCCCCTCAAGCAACAGCCCAAATGCTGGATGTGATGTTCAAG ggAGAAATTTTTAGCCTAGAGGACCGCTTCCCAGTTGCTTTCCTTGCTCCTGTCATGAACCTTCCTGAGGAACACAGCCGAATGGTCTACTTTGCCATCTCTGATTATGCCTTCAACACCGCCAGCCTAGTTTATCATAAAGCGGGATTCCTGAACTTTACCATCACGGATGACATG ATTCCACCTGATTCTACCATTCGACTGAACACCAAGTCCTTCCGCGCCTTTGTTCCCAGG ATAGCCAGACTGTACCCCAACACAAACTTGGAGCTCCAGGGAGCAGTGATCTCTGCCCCATGCCTGAACTTCAGCCCTGGGAATCTGTCCACAGCCGCCCAGATGGAGATCGAGGCCTTTGTGCTCCTGCCCAACTCCGTCAAGGAGCCTGTCTTCCGGCTCGGTGTG GCCACTAATGTGTCTGCCATGTTGACCTTCAACACCAGCAAGATCACTGGATTCTTGGAGCCAGGAAA GATACAAGTGGAACTGAAAGAATCTAAAGTTGGACGATTCAGT GCGGAGCTGTTGGAGGCACTGCTCAATTATTACCTTCTCAACAACTTTTACCCCAAGATCAATG ATAAGTTGGCAGAAggcttccctctccctctgctAAAGAGAATTCAGCTCTCCGACCCCATTCTCCAGATCCACAAG GACTTCCTGTTTTTGGGGACCAACGTTCGGTACCTAAGAGTTTGA